The Fodinibius salinus nucleotide sequence AGGGACATCTTGGAAGCGAACCGGCCGAATATTGGAACTTTAATGTTTTTGCTCCTGCAGGAGCGCTCCGTTCTACGATAGTTGATATGGCAACGTTTTTGTCGGCTCAGATGTCAAATACTGAAACAACACTCAGCTCAGCCATAAAGCGTAGCCAGCAGCCTTTGCATGATATACAGAATAAGGGACCACGCCTCGATAAAGTGGGTATGGGATGGATCTATGAAACGCGAAAGGATACGATAATGTGGCACAATGGTCAGACTGGCGGCTTTCGATCCTTTATGGGGATAAATACCGAAACCAACAGCGGAGTGGTGGTGCTCATTAATGGAACTGCTCCCATTGCTGATATTGCCCTGTATTTGTTAGATGCTGATTTTGAGCTAAAAGAGGTTCAAAAGAATATTTCACTGCCGGTAGAGACACTTAAGAAGTACGTTGGAGAATATAAGGTGACTAACCAAATATCATATTTTGTAACCTTACAGGATAAACAGCTGTATTTTAGAGTCAGCGGACAGCAAAAGATACCCTTCTATCCTAAATCAAAGAAACGGTTTTACTGTAAGCTTATTCCCGCTGAAATTGAGTTCTCAGTCGATTCTACGGGGACGGTAAAAAGGGTGACATTATTTCAAAATGGGCGGGAATTTAAAGCCCAAAAATTGCAGAAAGATTCAAAGAATTAACCAAAAGGTGCTTTGTAAAACCACAAAATTTGTCTAAGTGGCTATATCAAAGCATCTCCCATTAAAGCTAAGATTTATAGAAGGAGATCCTTAAGCTATATTCAGGGTGACAACTGGTTTTGCAAAGCCCCAAAAGCTAGTTGCCGGTGTAGACGATCCTCCAGATTTTGCCTTCCTGAGAGTCAGATATAAGCAACGATCCGTCTTTGTACTGAGCAATGCCCATCGGTCGATATTGAGCTTTGCGGGGAGACTGCAGAGAATCCTTGCCAGCAAATCCATCAGCAAACTCTTTGTAATCTCCTGAAGGGGTAGGGCCATCAAAAGGAACAAATACAACTTTGTATCCTTGCTGAGGTTCCGGAGCGCGATTCCAACTACCGTGGAACGCTATAAAAGCACCGTTTTTATATTTACCAGAGAATTGCGATCCATTGTAAAAAACGAGGTCATTCGGCGCCCAGTGGCCGGAAAAAGCCATAATGGGATTTTCATATTTACCTTTCTCGGCCGGTGTTTCACCGTCACCGCCGTACTCGGGTGCTTTCATTTTTTGTTCTTTCTTCCAGTTGTAATAAGTATATGGCCACCCAAAATTGTCGCCTTTATTTACTCGAAATAATTCTTCAGCTGGTTGCTCCGCATTTTCTTTGGTGGTATAATAGTCTGACCACAAAGAGTGTAGCTGGTCGCGCCCATGTTGAGCAACATACAATTCGTTAACATTCAGGTTCCAGTCTAAAGCAACAGAATTACGGATTCCTGTAGCATATCGCTGCCCATCTTTCTGAAAAGTTTGGCCTGTCTCTGTAGCACTGAATTGCCAGATACCACCGTGATTTTTGAGTTGAGGGCAGGGATCCATACCTGCAGAGCCAGGCGTACGCATTTGCTGTTGACAGGCATTTGAAGGTGCCCCGATATTAACATATATATTACCTGATCTATCAAAGGTAAATGGTTTAACTGCATGCTGTTGCTGTGTAGCAAATCCCCCAACAACGGTTTCGGGATCAGCCTCCGGAATAAGTTTTCCATCTGTCATTTGATAACGAACTATTGAGGTATCAGACCCAAAATATAGATAGCCACTATGTACTTGAATGCCCGTTCCGGTTTGGTTACCAAAATATTTGACGGTTTCAGCTTTTCCATCTTCATCATTATCGCGTAGTGCTGCGATACCGTTACCGTTGTGAAGTTCAGAAAGAGCCATATAAATATCCCCGTTTGGCGCTGTGGTGATGTGTCGTCCTGCGCCTATATTTTTGGCTACAACTATAGCTTGAAAACCATCTGGGAGGGTGATACCACCATCGTCTTTTTCAAAATTTAGTTTTGTTTCTTGGTTAATTCCGCTATTGCAGCCAATTGTAAAGGCTAAAAAGAGCAAACAACAATACTTTAGTATATCCATAATCCCATTTTTTATTATTGATTGTGATATCTGTGTAATTAAATGGCAAGAATTATTGAATCATTCACTTAGTCTAGTAGTTAATACCTAAAGGGTTCGATTATGCTAATCAGCACGTGAAGCATTAATTTTTTGCTGCGTTATAAATGAAATGACCCATATAGCCCCCCATGCTATACCTAAATACCACCAGCTAAACCAACAAAGTACGGCTGTATTTGTCCCGTACAGCATGTGATTATACCATTCGGGAGCTTTGGTGTCAGCTTTATCCATCAGGTTTAAAAAGTCACCGCCAAATAAAACAAAAAACTTTACCAGCAACAAAAGGCCTGTATATCCCCAAACGAGCCAGGTGAGGATAGGGTGTCCGATAAGGACGGTTGCTATAATTGTGAGTGTAGCAAGGGTATCAACAAGAACATCTTTAAACCAAGACATGCAAATTGCAGTTTAATGAATGGTACAATTTGCACGTAATTAAAGAATTGTTAGGCTCTTAATCCAAACTAATTCGCTGGCTTTTTCCCCTTGGTCACCGCGTTTGAGTGATGATTTAAGGTTCCAACCACCGGGAAATTTTGCATTGACAAGATAGCCATCGATTTCCACAATATGTCCTATTCGAAGTGTTTTAATTTTATCACGTATTTTCTTGGTGGGAGCAATAATATGCATGTTTTCGGCGTAGCCCCACATTTTTTCCGGTTTGATAGGTGGACGGCCCATGTCCCAATGGTACGAACGCTCTGACTGTCGCACCATTACTTTATCTAGATGCCGCTCATTAGACATGGGGCCCCATCCGAAGACAATATCAGTCGTTGTAAGATCCGAATATTTATCATCATACTGGGTCATGGCTAACACTCTGGCCTCCATATTGATGCTTGCCTTTGCATCAATTTCGATATCGCCAATATTCAGATCTTTGGTATTAAATACGGTTTCCTGTACAGGTTCGTCAGGAGCTACAACCCCGGGACCATGAGTTATCGGACGCGTGGTCCAGTAATAATAAATCCCACCACCAATAAGAAGTAATATGAGTATCTTTTTAATCATAGCTTAGAATGCTGAAAAAGTTGTTGGAACAATGTCTTTTACTAACAAGACCATCTTACAAGATATTTTCCTGATTGTAAATTCTCTTAAAATATCTTAATAATTGAAGGAAACACCCACTTGCCAGTTTCGGCCTGGTGCAGGCTCATAATAATTTCCGCCGGAAGAGTTTACCACTACTGAGCCATTGTACCGTTGGTTTAGAATATTATTTATATTGATGAACGGATGAAAAGTTCCGGATTTTTTTGAGAAAGGTATTTTATAGCTAAATTTTGCATCTAGCACGTTGTAGGCATCATTTATAGCCGTATTTTTATTATTTACAGCATAGCTGCTGACCCGTTCATAGGAGAGTGAGGTGATAAAAGAATCAGGGGACCAACGAATGTTACTATTAAGCCGAAAATTGGGGATACCCGGCACATTATTCCCATCAATAGAGGTTGTGTCGTGCGTTAGCGCATCTTTAAATATAGCTTTGTTAAGATTGATATTGGTGCTCAAAGTTAATTCCCGGTTAATAGTCCATGATAAACGACCTTCAATACCACTGTGCATTGTCTTACCTTGGTTGCGATAAAAGGTAGGGCCGTTTTTGCTTAGTTGATAGGGAAAAAGCAATTCACTAATCCAAAGGCGGTATAGCGCTACGTCATATTGTAATCCTTGGTCAAAGATAGTGCCTCGAATTCCTGTTTCAACTCCAATGGTTTTTTCGGGTTTCAGTTGGGGATTAAAACCATTGCCACCACCAGGCCGGTTAACCAGTTCTGTTGTAGTAGGTGCTTCGAATGAAGTGCTGATATTGGCAAACAGTGTTTGGTTTGATGGTTTGAAAGTGACACCAAAGTTGGGACTTAAAGCCTGAAAGTTACGTTTACCGGATACATTTGCAGATTGGGCATCAGTAGTAAAGGTAAGCTTATCAAAGCGAAGGCCACCCAGAAAACGAAGATTGCCCAGACGATAAGATCCCGAAACAAAAGCCGCCTGATTCCATACACGTTCAATCTGATTAACAGTTTCTGCCCCCCGCGTCGCATCACCGGCATTGTCGAATTCAGTCCGGTCATCGTTTTGTAGCTTGGATTCAATGCCTACCTGTAGTCCAAACTGATTCCAGTCTCTCTTTAAGGAAGATCGAAGACCGCCCACCCAGCGATTAACGGTAATTATTCCAAAGGGCAGGGGATTGCTTAGATCACGATAGATACCATAACCATTAATGGTAATGATACCTGCCGGTGTATCCAGAAGGTATGAAAGCCCGGTTTGTGCCTGCGTAATTTCTTTTCCAGCTTTGGCTGAATCTGCAAATTCAGTTACAGCCATTTGCGGATTATTCTGAGCTTGCTGAGCTGTTAAGCTGCTGGGATGTTGTGCTTTGGGCATATGGATACCTGCCGCCTGATACCTAAGCTGACTTCGGGAGGTAAGATTTATCGAACCTGTTATTCCTGTTCTAAGTATTTCAGCAGCGCTGTAATCCCGAAACCCATTGGTGCTAAGGTAGCTACCATAGGCTGAATATTTATGACCTGAATTGTGATTAGAAAATGATGCTTCGGCCTTTTTTAATCCAAAAGAGCCGCCTTGTAGCCGTACTCTTGTATTGCTTGTATCATCAAAGGAGGGCCGAGTAGAAAGATATAATACACCGCCGCTGCTATTCCCCCAATAAGTAGCGGCCGGACCGCGGATGAGCTCGGCTTTGCGTATAAATGAAGGTTCTACAATGTTGATCATCGTTTGTCCGTCGGCTACGGTAAGTGGAATGCCGTCTAGTACTACTTGGATACCCCGAACCCCAAATGAAGATCGCCATCCTACTCCTCGGATAGTCAGTCGTTCTCCCAGGGCATAATTTTGCCGGTCATTAATCCAAAGGCCAGGTAGTTGTTCTCCCACGGCCGACAATGATAATGAAGAGGAGTGGTTGACGGATTGTAAATCTCGAGTTAATGAGGTAACTGATAATGGAGCTCCAGGTGAACTGATAACTGACTGTAGGGCTGTAACCTTTATGGGGTCCAGTTCAATTTCCAGGCTATCCTGACCACTGCAGATGTTCGTAATACAAAATATTGTTACGACTAAGAAGAATAGGTTATATCTAAAAGTTTTATAACTCAACAGTCCGGGGTTTTTATATTAAAATTAGTGTTAGCTACTATGGTGTGGTTCATTTTATGGACAAGTTTTTTAACATCAACAGCTATTGGCAAATTCCACCTTGCATCCCATAAATTATTTTTTCTTATTATTTTTTTGATTGCAACAATCAGTGGTTGGAATCGTATCAAACATATATGTTGAGCAAAAAAATACATTATCTTTTTAAAAATTATTTCGAAATTGCTGCTTTTTCAATGGGCCTGCTGTTATTAGTTCTGATGGATCCAGAAGCGGCAAATGGCCCCAGTCTTTGTCTTTTTGACCAGCTTGGAATAAAATTTTGTCCCGGTGATGGATTAGGACATGCTATTGCTTTTATTTTTGAAGGTGAATTCTATAAGTCATTTAATTCTAATGCTTTAGGTGGCCCAGCTATAGTTATTTTAGTTGGACGAATTGGTTATTTATTACATCAAAAGTTAATTGCTAATAAAACAATAAAGATATAGTACTATGGCCCAAATGATAGATTATCTACCTGAGTTAGAGGGAGACGAAGCAGCTTATATATCAAAGCTGATGGAATCAATGGATGAAGATAAAGCGCAAAAATTTACTCGGGTATATCGTGCCCGCCGTAAAGAGCCACAGATTGTTTTATTAACGACACTGGTAGGATTTGTGGCTGTTGCCGGTGTACATCGTTTTCTTCTTGGACAAATTGGAATGGGTATTCTCTATCTGTTTACCGGCGGATTATGTTTTATTGGTACTATCGTAGATTTAATCAACTACAAGAGTTTGGCCTTTGAATATAACCGCGATGTAGCACAAGAGGCTGTAACGTTAATAAAATAGCGCGTTTCAAAGGGTTACCAAAGGTCGAAGATACGGTTCACATTAAAGCCAAATCGAAAATCACCGGCCCAAAATTGTTCGCTATTACTGGCAAGTACGTATTGTTCTAAGTGCCATTCGGTAGAGGTGAAAAAGAGCTGGAATACATGTCCACCGGTTTCAATATTAAGTCCAAGCGTAAATGCATTTTGGGTTCCATTATTTTTGTTACCAATTACTGGAAAATACTCTACTATGAGGGAGTAGCGGTTAGATAGCCGGATTTCAGATCCCAGGCCCACTGAAAATAGGTTGTTATGTCCGCCTTGAGGAGCTCGGCTAAAGTAGCCATAGATAGGGGAGAGTTGCAGGCTTATGGAATCGTTTACCTTTCGGGCAAATATCGCGGAGACCATAGTGCTGATGTCATCTTCAATAGGCCGGTTATTTTCTTGTGTTATAACACCTAAATCCCCCTTCAGGGAAAGACTCAGAGGCATCGACCCGTCCGTTTTTTGTTGCAAAAGTGCCAGTTTGCTTCGCAGATCTACGACATTGAATTGCGATGATCGACCAATACCTACGGACCAGCGGTCTGTTAGACCAACGTCCATTCCCAATCGTACGTTTTGGACATTGTCAAAACCGAAAAAGTTACGAACGGTATTGCGGGTAGCAATACCGAAACTGTGCATAATGGTTACATTTAGATTTCCGGC carries:
- a CDS encoding DUF5777 family beta-barrel protein encodes the protein MKKIVKIGSLILLFTLSSLCVQAQMEREKATIVEPVTTFSTPGLMAQGTTRQLAAGNLNVTIMHSFGIATRNTVRNFFGFDNVQNVRLGMDVGLTDRWSVGIGRSSQFNVVDLRSKLALLQQKTDGSMPLSLSLKGDLGVITQENNRPIEDDISTMVSAIFARKVNDSISLQLSPIYGYFSRAPQGGHNNLFSVGLGSEIRLSNRYSLIVEYFPVIGNKNNGTQNAFTLGLNIETGGHVFQLFFTSTEWHLEQYVLASNSEQFWAGDFRFGFNVNRIFDLW
- a CDS encoding TonB-dependent receptor family protein; translation: MSYKTFRYNLFFLVVTIFCITNICSGQDSLEIELDPIKVTALQSVISSPGAPLSVTSLTRDLQSVNHSSSLSLSAVGEQLPGLWINDRQNYALGERLTIRGVGWRSSFGVRGIQVVLDGIPLTVADGQTMINIVEPSFIRKAELIRGPAATYWGNSSGGVLYLSTRPSFDDTSNTRVRLQGGSFGLKKAEASFSNHNSGHKYSAYGSYLSTNGFRDYSAAEILRTGITGSINLTSRSQLRYQAAGIHMPKAQHPSSLTAQQAQNNPQMAVTEFADSAKAGKEITQAQTGLSYLLDTPAGIITINGYGIYRDLSNPLPFGIITVNRWVGGLRSSLKRDWNQFGLQVGIESKLQNDDRTEFDNAGDATRGAETVNQIERVWNQAAFVSGSYRLGNLRFLGGLRFDKLTFTTDAQSANVSGKRNFQALSPNFGVTFKPSNQTLFANISTSFEAPTTTELVNRPGGGNGFNPQLKPEKTIGVETGIRGTIFDQGLQYDVALYRLWISELLFPYQLSKNGPTFYRNQGKTMHSGIEGRLSWTINRELTLSTNINLNKAIFKDALTHDTTSIDGNNVPGIPNFRLNSNIRWSPDSFITSLSYERVSSYAVNNKNTAINDAYNVLDAKFSYKIPFSKKSGTFHPFININNILNQRYNGSVVVNSSGGNYYEPAPGRNWQVGVSFNY
- a CDS encoding DUF2752 domain-containing protein is translated as MLSKKIHYLFKNYFEIAAFSMGLLLLVLMDPEAANGPSLCLFDQLGIKFCPGDGLGHAIAFIFEGEFYKSFNSNALGGPAIVILVGRIGYLLHQKLIANKTIKI
- a CDS encoding PQQ-dependent sugar dehydrogenase, with amino-acid sequence MDILKYCCLLFLAFTIGCNSGINQETKLNFEKDDGGITLPDGFQAIVVAKNIGAGRHITTAPNGDIYMALSELHNGNGIAALRDNDEDGKAETVKYFGNQTGTGIQVHSGYLYFGSDTSIVRYQMTDGKLIPEADPETVVGGFATQQQHAVKPFTFDRSGNIYVNIGAPSNACQQQMRTPGSAGMDPCPQLKNHGGIWQFSATETGQTFQKDGQRYATGIRNSVALDWNLNVNELYVAQHGRDQLHSLWSDYYTTKENAEQPAEELFRVNKGDNFGWPYTYYNWKKEQKMKAPEYGGDGETPAEKGKYENPIMAFSGHWAPNDLVFYNGSQFSGKYKNGAFIAFHGSWNRAPEPQQGYKVVFVPFDGPTPSGDYKEFADGFAGKDSLQSPRKAQYRPMGIAQYKDGSLLISDSQEGKIWRIVYTGN
- a CDS encoding TM2 domain-containing protein, with amino-acid sequence MAQMIDYLPELEGDEAAYISKLMESMDEDKAQKFTRVYRARRKEPQIVLLTTLVGFVAVAGVHRFLLGQIGMGILYLFTGGLCFIGTIVDLINYKSLAFEYNRDVAQEAVTLIK